A DNA window from Shewanella baltica contains the following coding sequences:
- a CDS encoding DUF1801 domain-containing protein translates to MNEQLEKLLEDIGFMSPSLLEIVQGVRQTVNATAAVSSLDITETVKYGGILFSTKSDFGGVFAYKQHVSLEFSLGANLSDPHKVLEGSGKFRRHIKLTSIDEIAAKHVAEYITQALHQADK, encoded by the coding sequence ATGAATGAACAACTTGAAAAACTCTTAGAAGACATCGGTTTTATGAGCCCGAGCTTGCTTGAAATCGTGCAGGGCGTGCGCCAAACCGTTAACGCCACCGCCGCCGTATCCTCGCTCGATATCACTGAAACGGTGAAGTACGGTGGAATACTCTTTAGCACGAAGAGCGATTTTGGTGGGGTGTTCGCCTATAAACAGCATGTGTCATTGGAGTTTAGTTTGGGCGCAAACCTTAGCGATCCACACAAGGTACTCGAAGGCAGTGGCAAATTTCGCCGCCATATCAAGTTAACCTCAATCGATGAAATCGCAGCCAAACACGTGGCGGAATATATCACGCAGGCGCTGCATCAAGCGGATAAGTAA
- a CDS encoding cytochrome c3 family protein, with amino-acid sequence MLDKLKKIWQVLNRPSVHYSLGFLTLGGFVAGVIFWGGFNTALEATNKEAFCISCHEMENNVYQELQTTIHFTNRSGVRATCPDCHVPHNWTDKIARKMQASKEVWGKVFGTINTRDKFESKRRELAEHEWARLKANDSLECRNCHNFTYMDFTRQSPRAAQMHSTSLASGEKTCIDCHKGIAHHLPDMAGVKGF; translated from the coding sequence ATGTTAGATAAACTGAAAAAAATCTGGCAGGTACTCAATCGTCCGAGTGTGCATTACAGTTTAGGTTTTTTGACCTTAGGTGGCTTTGTGGCTGGAGTGATTTTTTGGGGCGGCTTTAACACGGCCCTCGAAGCGACCAACAAGGAAGCTTTCTGTATCAGTTGCCATGAAATGGAAAACAACGTCTATCAAGAGTTACAGACGACAATCCACTTCACTAACCGCAGCGGTGTGCGGGCAACGTGCCCAGATTGCCATGTGCCACATAACTGGACCGATAAAATCGCCCGTAAAATGCAGGCCTCTAAGGAAGTGTGGGGCAAGGTTTTCGGTACGATTAACACCCGAGACAAGTTTGAAAGTAAACGGCGTGAACTGGCTGAGCATGAGTGGGCGCGGTTAAAGGCCAATGACTCGCTCGAGTGCCGTAACTGCCATAACTTCACTTACATGGACTTTACCCGCCAATCACCCAGAGCGGCGCAGATGCATTCAACGTCACTGGCAAGCGGCGAAAAGACCTGTATCGATTGCCACAAGGGGATTGCTCACCATCTCCCCGATATGGCAGGTGTGAAGGGCTTTTAA
- a CDS encoding nitrate reductase cytochrome c-type subunit has protein sequence MKTLQLVSAIGLLAFGSLMMTAVSAASIPDEKIATLRQAPIDVEPTPPAMQNVRNTDVKEVRSYPMQPPVIPHKIDGYQLDLKVNKCMACHARNRIGESQAPMVSVTHFMDRDNNFLATLSPRRYFCTQCHVPQLDAKLLVENDFVDMEHLIKANTEQKKH, from the coding sequence ATGAAAACTCTACAATTAGTTTCAGCGATCGGTTTACTGGCATTCGGTTCATTGATGATGACGGCAGTCTCTGCCGCCAGTATTCCCGACGAAAAAATAGCGACCCTGCGACAAGCGCCAATTGATGTGGAACCGACGCCGCCGGCGATGCAAAACGTGCGTAATACCGATGTGAAGGAAGTGCGCAGCTACCCCATGCAGCCGCCTGTGATCCCGCATAAGATCGACGGTTATCAGCTCGATCTCAAAGTGAACAAATGTATGGCCTGTCATGCCCGCAACCGCATTGGGGAATCCCAAGCGCCTATGGTCAGCGTCACGCATTTTATGGACAGGGATAATAACTTCTTAGCCACATTATCGCCGCGCCGATATTTCTGCACTCAGTGTCATGTGCCGCAGTTAGATGCCAAGCTACTGGTCGAAAATGACTTTGTGGACATGGAACATCTGATCAAAGCCAACACTGAGCAGAAAAAACACTAG
- the napA gene encoding nitrate reductase catalytic subunit NapA, protein MNRRDFIKANAVIAAAGAAGLALPAGASNLITSSEQTKLEWNKAPCRFCGTGCSVIVATRDGKVVATHGDANSEVNRGLNCIKGYFLSKIMYGSDRLTTPMLRMTDGKYDKHGEFSPISWDSAFDIMAQKWKETIKAKGPTAVGMFGSGQWTVWEGYAAVKLMKAGFGSNNIDPNARHCMASAVVGFMRTFGIDEPMGCYDDMEAADAFVLWGSNMAEMHPILWSRVTDRRLSEPHVKVAVLSTFQNRSFDLADIPIVFTPQTDLAMLNFIANYIIQNDKVNWDFVKKHVNFRQGTTDIGYGLRPTHPLEQKAKNVKTAGDSTAIDFEAFKAFVAEYTVEKVSKLSGVPEDKLIELAKLYADPNVKVTSFWTMGFNQHTRGVWCNNLIYNIHLLTGKISTPGNSPFSLTGQPSACGTAREVGTFSHRLPADMVVTNPEHRKRAEETWKIPSGIIPPKPGYHAVEQNRRLKDGDLNCYWVQVNNNMQAGPNINEEGLPGYRNPENFIVVSDAYPTVTTQAADLILPTAMWVEKEGAYGNAERRTQFWHQMVQAPGESHSDLWQLMEFAKRFTTDEVWPKDVLAANPEFKGKTLFEVLYQNGHVDKFPLADADPKYLNDEAKHFGFYVQKGLFEEYASFGRGHGHDLAPFDAYHEAHGLRWPVVDGKETKWRFREGSDPYVTAGTGFEFYGHPDGRAVIFALPYEPAAESPDEEYDIWLSTGRVLEHWHSGSMTQRVPELYRAFPDAVCFMHPEDAKKRGLRRGDEIRVVSRRGEIKTRVETRGRNKPPVGLVFVPWFDASQLINKVTLDATDPLSKQTDFKKCAVKIVKV, encoded by the coding sequence ATGAACAGACGTGACTTTATTAAAGCCAATGCGGTGATTGCCGCTGCAGGCGCCGCTGGTTTAGCCTTACCCGCTGGCGCAAGCAACTTAATTACCAGCTCAGAACAAACCAAATTAGAGTGGAATAAAGCCCCTTGCCGTTTTTGCGGCACTGGCTGCTCTGTGATTGTCGCAACCCGCGATGGCAAAGTGGTCGCCACCCATGGCGATGCTAACAGTGAAGTGAACCGTGGTCTTAACTGTATTAAAGGCTATTTTCTGTCGAAGATCATGTACGGTAGCGATCGCTTAACCACGCCCATGCTGCGGATGACAGATGGTAAATACGACAAGCACGGTGAGTTTTCGCCAATTAGCTGGGACAGCGCCTTCGACATCATGGCGCAAAAGTGGAAAGAAACCATTAAAGCCAAAGGGCCAACGGCCGTGGGCATGTTTGGTTCGGGCCAATGGACTGTGTGGGAAGGTTACGCCGCCGTTAAGTTGATGAAGGCGGGCTTCGGTTCAAACAATATCGACCCTAATGCACGCCATTGTATGGCGTCTGCCGTGGTCGGATTTATGCGCACCTTCGGTATCGACGAGCCAATGGGCTGCTATGACGATATGGAAGCCGCCGATGCATTCGTGCTTTGGGGCTCGAACATGGCCGAGATGCACCCGATCCTGTGGAGCCGAGTAACAGACAGACGCTTGAGTGAACCCCATGTCAAAGTAGCTGTGTTATCGACTTTCCAGAATCGCTCCTTCGATCTGGCGGATATTCCGATAGTGTTCACGCCGCAAACGGATTTGGCCATGTTGAACTTTATTGCCAACTACATTATTCAAAACGATAAAGTGAACTGGGATTTCGTTAAAAAACACGTGAATTTCCGCCAAGGCACGACTGATATCGGTTACGGTTTACGTCCGACTCATCCCCTTGAGCAAAAAGCTAAAAATGTTAAAACCGCAGGGGATTCAACGGCAATTGATTTTGAAGCCTTCAAAGCCTTTGTTGCCGAATATACCGTCGAGAAAGTCAGTAAACTGTCTGGGGTGCCAGAAGATAAACTGATCGAATTGGCTAAGCTATATGCCGATCCGAATGTCAAAGTGACGTCATTCTGGACCATGGGATTTAACCAACATACCCGTGGTGTCTGGTGTAATAACCTGATTTACAACATCCATTTGTTAACAGGTAAGATTTCAACCCCAGGTAACAGCCCATTTTCGCTGACCGGTCAGCCATCGGCCTGTGGCACGGCACGTGAAGTCGGGACTTTCTCCCATCGTCTACCCGCCGACATGGTGGTGACCAATCCCGAGCACAGAAAACGCGCCGAAGAAACGTGGAAGATCCCGAGCGGTATCATTCCGCCCAAACCCGGTTATCACGCCGTTGAGCAAAACCGCCGCCTTAAAGACGGTGACTTGAACTGTTATTGGGTGCAAGTGAATAACAATATGCAGGCGGGTCCGAACATCAACGAAGAAGGGTTGCCGGGCTATCGTAATCCCGAAAACTTTATCGTAGTGTCCGATGCTTATCCCACCGTCACCACCCAAGCTGCCGATTTGATCTTGCCCACTGCAATGTGGGTCGAGAAAGAGGGCGCTTACGGTAATGCCGAGCGCCGTACTCAGTTCTGGCATCAAATGGTGCAAGCGCCGGGCGAATCGCATTCGGATCTGTGGCAGTTGATGGAATTTGCGAAACGTTTCACAACAGATGAAGTGTGGCCCAAGGATGTATTGGCGGCGAACCCTGAGTTCAAAGGCAAAACGCTTTTCGAAGTCCTGTATCAAAATGGCCATGTCGATAAGTTTCCTTTGGCGGATGCCGATCCTAAGTATCTGAACGATGAAGCGAAACATTTTGGCTTCTATGTGCAAAAAGGTCTGTTTGAAGAGTACGCCTCCTTTGGCCGTGGTCATGGTCATGACTTAGCGCCGTTTGATGCCTATCACGAGGCCCATGGTCTGCGTTGGCCTGTGGTCGATGGCAAGGAAACCAAGTGGCGCTTCCGTGAGGGGAGCGATCCTTATGTAACAGCGGGCACAGGCTTTGAGTTCTACGGTCATCCCGATGGCCGTGCGGTGATTTTTGCGCTGCCCTATGAGCCTGCCGCCGAGTCGCCAGACGAAGAATACGATATTTGGTTATCGACGGGCCGAGTGCTGGAACATTGGCACTCAGGTTCTATGACCCAACGTGTGCCTGAGCTTTATCGCGCCTTCCCCGATGCTGTGTGTTTTATGCATCCAGAAGATGCCAAGAAGCGTGGTCTGCGCCGTGGCGATGAAATTCGCGTGGTGTCACGTCGTGGTGAAATTAAGACCCGAGTTGAAACCCGTGGCCGTAACAAACCGCCAGTGGGCTTAGTGTTTGTGCCTTGGTTCGATGCTAGCCAGCTCATTAATAAAGTCACCTTAGATGCGACAGATCCCTTGTCAAAACAAACTGACTTTAAAAAATGTGCGGTGAAGATCGTCAAGGTTTAA
- a CDS encoding chaperone NapD produces MSKELHITSLVVQVLPQKMADVRQEIMAIENAELSVNNEVKLVVVIESETQRALMDSIEAINAIPGVLSATMVYHQSEVLEEGEE; encoded by the coding sequence ATGAGCAAAGAACTCCATATCACCAGTTTAGTGGTGCAGGTCTTACCGCAGAAAATGGCAGACGTTAGACAAGAGATCATGGCCATTGAAAATGCCGAACTTTCCGTCAACAACGAAGTGAAGTTGGTCGTGGTCATCGAGAGCGAAACTCAGCGCGCCTTGATGGACAGCATAGAAGCGATCAATGCCATTCCGGGCGTGTTATCCGCCACTATGGTTTACCACCAGAGTGAAGTGCTCGAAGAGGGTGAAGAATGA
- a CDS encoding nitrate reductase yields the protein MSASTAEEKSLELKIFIFLTVFLAPLLSVLLVSGLGFAIWFSQILTGPPGVG from the coding sequence ATGAGTGCTAGCACCGCAGAAGAAAAATCCCTAGAACTGAAAATCTTTATCTTTTTAACCGTGTTTCTCGCGCCGTTATTGTCTGTGCTGCTGGTCAGTGGCTTGGGCTTTGCAATTTGGTTTAGTCAGATTTTGACTGGACCACCGGGAGTGGGTTAA
- the hrpA gene encoding ATP-dependent RNA helicase HrpA yields the protein MNSDKHPLSNAFLNLCYQADASRIRRRLFKLNKEADSDKKTQVLAQLSEQAQAAFEKVEQRRNARPKIQYPENLPVSLMRDDIARAIAGNQVVIIAGETGSGKTTQLPKICLELGLGCRGMIGHTQPRRLAARSVASRVAEELQSPLGEVVGFKVRFADALKSDSYIKLMTDGILLAELTSDRNLDQYDTIIIDEAHERSLNIDFILGYLKQILKRRPDLKVIITSATIDVERFSKHFNNAPIIEVSGRTFPVETRYRPLVQDSDADLDQIEGIFAAVDELVAEGLGDILIFMNGEREIRDTAEQLSRRNYRDTEILPLYARLSYGEQSKVFSSHRGRRIVLATNVAETSLTVPGIRYVIDPGTARISRYSYRTKVQRLPIEPISQASANQRQGRCGRVGSGICIRLYDEADFNNRPAFTDPEILRTNLASVILQMLAIGLGDIAGFPFIEPPDPRHIRDGFLLLEELQAVESKHGKLVLTPLGRNLAQIPVDPRLARMVVESQQLGCLNEVLVIAAGLSIQDPRERPMEKKQASDEAHRRFADPSSDFVSWINLWQHLKDQQKELSASQFRKKCRDEYLAYLRVREWQDLYAQLKQAVHDLKWRLNDTPPSYDTLHRALLSGLLSHVGFKDNNNEYLGARNRKFFVFPGSPLAKKGPKWIMAAELTETSRLFARCCAKIEPEWLEPLAAHLIKKSYVEPHFEAKPGSVIALENQVLYGLTVVHRRKVQYGPIDPVEAREIFIRSALAEGQLQTQEAFFVANQKLLEDIESLEHKSRRRDILVDEQVLVDFYEPRIPEGIYNAQLFFGWWKKARREQPDLLDFSKALLMQRNADHISTLDFPDTWHKGNLRLQLSYHFEPAAADDGVSVHIPVALLNQIDDSDFDWLVAGLREEKCIALIKSLPKSLRRNFVPAPDYARACVQAMVPFSASLLEAMCKQLLRMSGTRITPEDFDLTQIPAHLQMNFKIEDDKNNLVAEGRVLDTLKAELQGVVAKAIRQVADKGIEQEALTEWSFGDLPQQYQQQKGNYQVRAFPALIDKKDSVAIKLFDDEFEALDAHRQGLRRLLLLNIPSPVKHLQQALPNKAKLAMYFNPFGQVQILIDDIIAAAVQQLLDEKALDVRNQAQFEQAKDWVRQELNPTAEQIALKVEQILTLYQSIKKRLKGKISLDIAFAMSDIQSQLDKLVFKGFVESCGWNRLADVARYLKAIEIRVEKLPVDPTRDRLHMQSINKVQEALNAQLAKVPRSMPTPPALIEARWMIEEYRVSCFAQVLGTAYPISEKRILNHIQQV from the coding sequence TTGAACTCAGACAAACATCCGCTATCGAACGCCTTTCTTAATCTTTGTTATCAGGCTGATGCGTCTAGGATTCGTCGTCGTTTATTTAAGCTCAATAAAGAAGCCGACTCAGATAAAAAGACCCAAGTCTTAGCCCAGCTGAGTGAGCAAGCGCAGGCGGCGTTTGAGAAGGTTGAGCAGCGCCGTAACGCTCGCCCTAAAATCCAATATCCTGAAAACCTTCCCGTTTCTTTGATGCGCGATGACATTGCGCGCGCGATTGCGGGCAATCAAGTGGTGATCATTGCCGGTGAAACGGGCTCAGGTAAAACCACGCAGCTCCCCAAAATTTGTTTAGAACTCGGCTTAGGTTGCCGTGGCATGATAGGCCACACCCAGCCAAGACGATTGGCTGCCCGCAGCGTGGCGAGCCGAGTTGCTGAAGAATTACAAAGTCCGCTCGGTGAAGTGGTCGGCTTTAAAGTGCGGTTTGCTGATGCGCTTAAGAGTGACTCTTATATTAAGTTGATGACCGACGGTATTTTACTGGCGGAATTGACCTCAGATCGCAATCTCGATCAATACGACACCATCATCATAGATGAGGCCCACGAGCGCAGCCTCAACATTGATTTTATTCTGGGCTACCTTAAACAAATTCTTAAAAGACGCCCCGATCTTAAAGTCATTATCACGTCGGCGACCATAGACGTTGAGCGTTTTTCTAAGCATTTCAACAATGCGCCGATTATCGAAGTGTCGGGCCGTACCTTTCCGGTCGAAACCCGTTATCGTCCATTGGTGCAAGATAGTGATGCCGATTTAGATCAAATTGAAGGCATTTTTGCCGCCGTCGATGAGCTGGTGGCCGAAGGGCTGGGCGACATTCTGATCTTTATGAACGGCGAGCGAGAAATTCGCGATACGGCCGAGCAATTGAGTCGGCGTAATTACCGCGATACCGAAATTTTGCCGCTGTACGCACGTTTATCCTATGGCGAGCAGTCCAAAGTCTTCAGTAGTCACAGAGGTCGGCGGATTGTACTCGCGACGAACGTTGCGGAAACTTCGCTGACTGTGCCGGGCATTCGCTACGTTATCGACCCAGGTACAGCGCGTATCAGCCGTTATAGTTATCGCACTAAGGTGCAACGTTTACCGATAGAACCTATCTCGCAGGCGAGCGCCAATCAGCGCCAAGGCCGTTGTGGTCGTGTGGGATCGGGTATTTGTATTCGTTTGTACGATGAGGCGGATTTTAATAATCGTCCGGCGTTTACCGATCCTGAAATTTTGCGCACTAACTTGGCATCGGTCATTTTGCAGATGCTCGCCATCGGTTTAGGTGATATTGCTGGCTTCCCGTTTATCGAGCCACCTGATCCACGCCATATCCGCGATGGTTTCTTGCTGCTCGAAGAATTACAAGCGGTTGAGAGCAAACACGGCAAGCTCGTATTGACGCCACTTGGGCGTAATCTGGCGCAAATTCCTGTGGATCCGCGTTTGGCGCGTATGGTGGTCGAAAGTCAGCAGTTAGGTTGTTTGAACGAAGTGCTGGTAATTGCTGCGGGATTATCGATTCAAGATCCCCGCGAGCGTCCGATGGAGAAGAAGCAAGCCAGTGATGAAGCCCATCGTCGTTTTGCCGATCCCAGTTCCGATTTCGTTAGTTGGATTAACCTGTGGCAGCACTTAAAAGATCAACAAAAAGAGTTATCTGCTAGTCAGTTCCGTAAAAAGTGCCGCGATGAGTATTTGGCCTATTTGCGCGTTCGCGAGTGGCAGGATTTATACGCCCAGCTTAAACAAGCCGTGCACGATTTAAAATGGCGCTTAAACGATACGCCCCCAAGTTACGATACCTTGCACCGTGCGCTGTTGTCGGGCTTGTTGAGCCATGTTGGTTTTAAAGATAACAATAACGAGTATTTAGGTGCGCGTAATCGTAAATTCTTTGTGTTTCCCGGTTCGCCATTGGCCAAAAAAGGCCCAAAGTGGATTATGGCCGCTGAGCTTACCGAAACTTCGCGCTTATTCGCCCGCTGCTGCGCCAAAATTGAACCCGAATGGCTAGAGCCCTTAGCGGCGCATTTGATTAAGAAAAGCTATGTAGAGCCCCATTTTGAGGCAAAACCTGGCAGCGTTATCGCCCTTGAGAATCAAGTGCTCTATGGCCTGACGGTTGTACACCGTCGCAAAGTGCAATACGGCCCCATCGATCCCGTTGAAGCGCGTGAGATTTTTATCCGCAGCGCCTTGGCAGAAGGGCAGTTGCAAACCCAAGAAGCATTTTTTGTCGCTAACCAAAAGCTGCTCGAAGACATTGAATCCCTCGAGCATAAATCCCGTCGCCGCGATATTTTGGTGGACGAGCAAGTGTTGGTGGATTTTTACGAGCCGCGGATCCCCGAGGGGATTTACAACGCCCAGCTGTTTTTCGGCTGGTGGAAAAAAGCCAGGCGCGAGCAACCGGATTTACTCGATTTCAGCAAAGCGCTGTTAATGCAGCGCAATGCCGACCATATTTCGACCTTGGATTTCCCCGATACATGGCACAAGGGCAATTTGCGCCTGCAGCTGAGTTATCACTTTGAACCCGCTGCGGCGGATGACGGCGTGTCGGTGCACATTCCGGTGGCGCTGCTTAATCAAATCGACGATAGCGATTTTGATTGGTTAGTGGCGGGGCTGAGGGAAGAAAAGTGCATCGCGCTGATCAAATCTTTGCCTAAGAGTTTACGACGTAACTTTGTGCCCGCGCCTGACTATGCCCGCGCTTGTGTACAGGCCATGGTGCCTTTTAGTGCCAGTTTGCTTGAAGCCATGTGCAAGCAATTGCTGCGCATGAGTGGCACGCGCATAACGCCGGAAGATTTTGATTTAACGCAGATCCCCGCGCATTTGCAGATGAACTTTAAAATCGAAGACGATAAAAACAACTTAGTCGCCGAAGGTCGGGTGCTCGATACCTTAAAAGCCGAGTTGCAGGGCGTGGTGGCGAAGGCCATTCGTCAGGTGGCGGATAAAGGCATAGAGCAAGAAGCGTTAACTGAGTGGTCCTTTGGTGATTTGCCGCAGCAATATCAGCAGCAAAAAGGCAATTACCAAGTACGGGCGTTTCCGGCGCTGATCGATAAAAAAGACAGTGTTGCGATCAAATTATTTGATGATGAATTTGAAGCCTTAGATGCTCATCGCCAAGGTCTGCGACGCTTGTTGCTGTTAAACATTCCATCACCGGTAAAACATTTGCAGCAAGCTTTGCCGAATAAGGCGAAATTGGCGATGTATTTCAATCCCTTTGGTCAAGTACAAATCTTGATTGATGACATTATTGCCGCCGCTGTGCAGCAATTATTGGATGAAAAAGCCCTCGATGTGCGTAATCAAGCCCAATTTGAGCAGGCAAAGGACTGGGTTCGCCAAGAGCTCAACCCGACCGCCGAGCAAATTGCCCTGAAGGTTGAGCAGATTTTGACCTTATACCAGAGCATTAAAAAACGTCTCAAGGGTAAAATCAGCTTAGATATCGCTTTTGCTATGAGTGATATTCAAAGCCAATTAGACAAATTAGTGTTTAAAGGGTTTGTTGAATCCTGCGGTTGGAATCGTTTAGCCGATGTGGCGCGTTACTTAAAAGCGATTGAAATCCGTGTCGAGAAGTTGCCCGTCGATCCAACTCGCGACCGTTTGCATATGCAGAGTATTAACAAGGTGCAGGAAGCATTGAATGCACAATTGGCGAAAGTGCCACGATCTATGCCGACACCGCCCGCGTTAATTGAAGCGCGCTGGATGATTGAAGAGTATCGCGTCTCCTGTTTTGCGCAGGTGTTAGGCACGGCTTATCCGATATCGGAAAAACGCATTTTGAATCATATCCAACAGGTCTAA
- a CDS encoding CBS domain-containing protein, with product MDLIKIRDHMDRQPVLLRANMSLATAVEKLLDNNKMGAAVVDDAGDLVGFLSQQDCLAVMIKSSYHCDMTSVVKDCMRTEVLFVGPDDSILQLAEQMLGPKPKVYPVVEHGKVIGTINRTNVLKAMNIYMQQCYLSPV from the coding sequence ATGGACTTAATTAAGATTCGTGACCATATGGATCGTCAGCCCGTGTTACTGCGCGCGAATATGTCGCTGGCGACCGCGGTCGAAAAGCTGTTAGATAATAATAAAATGGGTGCTGCAGTGGTTGATGATGCGGGCGATTTGGTGGGCTTTTTATCCCAGCAGGATTGTCTAGCTGTGATGATCAAGAGTAGCTATCACTGCGATATGACATCTGTGGTGAAGGACTGTATGCGCACTGAAGTGCTGTTTGTCGGGCCTGATGACAGTATTTTACAACTCGCCGAACAAATGCTCGGGCCTAAACCTAAGGTTTATCCTGTGGTTGAACACGGTAAAGTGATAGGCACGATAAATCGTACTAATGTGCTCAAAGCGATGAATATCTATATGCAGCAATGTTATCTGTCACCGGTTTAA
- a CDS encoding DUF2254 domain-containing protein, giving the protein MISTVLTDRVRVFLNRFSHRLWVKPLLVCLLSIAVAFAAKLADGTELVEIAPKVSSASIEALLSVMASSMLVIATFSVGSMVSAYASAANTATPRSFILVVADDASQNALSTFVGAFIFSIVALTAVKNDYFQTAGLFILFLLTTFIFGMVIFTFVRWVDRIARLGRMATTIEKVEKAAADALTRRRNTPHLGGVSVRPQARGRAVYAANVGYVQYINIAAMQRWAEKNELRVVIAALPGTFATPNRPLAYISADGAEQTEIDCTCVAESFQIGDTRLFDDDPRFGLVVLSEIAGRALSPAVNDPGTAICIIGTLVRLFTLWGEPAAVDDKPSPECDRIEVPHVCVQDMFDDAFTAIARDGAGVVEVAVRLQKALESLASSDNGDIRAAAEYHGRLALKRSQKVLDIEEDLQAVQDAAKFAESAASSNT; this is encoded by the coding sequence ATGATTTCTACCGTGTTAACCGACCGCGTCAGGGTTTTCCTCAATCGGTTTAGCCATCGACTTTGGGTGAAACCACTGCTTGTTTGCTTATTATCGATTGCAGTCGCCTTTGCCGCAAAATTGGCTGATGGTACTGAGCTTGTTGAGATTGCACCTAAGGTGTCATCGGCCTCCATCGAGGCGCTGTTATCCGTCATGGCTTCCAGCATGCTGGTTATCGCCACTTTTTCCGTGGGTTCTATGGTCTCGGCCTATGCTTCGGCGGCTAACACGGCAACACCACGTTCATTTATTTTAGTTGTCGCCGATGATGCCTCTCAAAATGCGCTATCGACCTTTGTTGGGGCATTTATCTTCAGTATTGTGGCACTCACTGCGGTTAAAAATGATTACTTTCAAACGGCGGGTCTGTTTATCCTCTTCCTGCTGACCACGTTTATTTTTGGCATGGTGATCTTTACCTTTGTACGTTGGGTTGATCGCATTGCCCGTCTTGGCCGCATGGCAACCACAATTGAGAAAGTTGAAAAGGCGGCGGCCGATGCTCTGACACGGCGACGCAATACCCCACATCTTGGCGGCGTTTCTGTACGTCCCCAAGCGCGTGGACGAGCCGTGTACGCGGCTAACGTCGGTTATGTTCAGTACATTAATATTGCCGCGATGCAGCGCTGGGCAGAGAAAAACGAGTTACGAGTCGTGATTGCAGCCTTGCCGGGCACGTTCGCCACGCCCAATCGACCATTGGCATACATTAGCGCCGATGGTGCGGAGCAGACTGAGATTGATTGCACCTGTGTTGCCGAGTCATTCCAGATTGGTGATACCCGTCTTTTTGACGACGATCCGAGATTTGGTCTAGTGGTACTGTCGGAAATCGCTGGCCGCGCCTTATCACCTGCGGTCAATGACCCAGGTACGGCCATTTGCATCATAGGCACACTGGTACGGCTGTTTACACTATGGGGTGAACCCGCGGCAGTTGATGATAAACCCTCGCCAGAGTGCGATCGCATTGAAGTCCCTCACGTTTGTGTGCAGGACATGTTTGATGATGCGTTTACCGCGATAGCCAGAGACGGCGCGGGAGTGGTGGAAGTCGCTGTACGGCTACAAAAAGCGCTTGAATCGTTAGCATCCAGCGATAACGGGGACATACGCGCGGCCGCTGAGTACCACGGGCGGCTGGCACTTAAGCGTTCACAAAAGGTGCTTGATATTGAAGAGGACTTGCAAGCCGTACAAGACGCCGCCAAGTTTGCCGAGTCAGCAGCTTCGTCTAACACTTAA